A single window of Desulfovibrio sp. G11 DNA harbors:
- a CDS encoding CoB--CoM heterodisulfide reductase iron-sulfur subunit B family protein gives MNFAYYPGCSARGSSKDYEMSTQAVCKALDMNLVDIPDWNCCGSTPAHAVDTELSAALCVRNLDIAAQQQAELLLTPCPSCLSNLKLAARRMEDPAFRQRVDELLDGPSAKTFPPVTSVMQGIAEAYDMETIAARVRKSLKGLRLAAYYGCLMSRPAEIMNFGDPENPTLMESMLAACGAEMVDFPLKTACCGASFGIPERVMTARNSGRILDLATQLGVDAVIVACPLCQMNLDLRQQQASKEMGTAFHLPVLYFTQMMGIAFGLDHKELGLNKLRVSPDGLIRKLDELRRNSAAADKAAEGGRS, from the coding sequence ATGAATTTTGCCTACTACCCCGGCTGCTCGGCCCGAGGCTCTTCCAAGGACTACGAAATGTCCACCCAGGCCGTGTGCAAGGCGCTGGACATGAACCTTGTGGACATTCCGGACTGGAACTGCTGTGGCTCCACCCCGGCCCACGCCGTGGATACCGAGCTTTCCGCGGCCCTGTGCGTGCGCAACCTCGACATTGCCGCCCAGCAGCAGGCCGAACTGCTGCTCACGCCCTGCCCGAGCTGCCTTTCCAATCTCAAGCTGGCCGCCAGACGTATGGAAGACCCCGCGTTTCGCCAACGTGTGGACGAACTGCTCGACGGCCCCTCGGCCAAGACCTTTCCGCCCGTGACCTCGGTCATGCAGGGCATTGCCGAAGCCTATGATATGGAAACCATCGCCGCCCGGGTGCGCAAAAGCCTCAAGGGTCTCAGGCTGGCCGCCTATTACGGCTGCCTCATGAGCCGCCCCGCAGAGATCATGAACTTCGGCGATCCGGAAAATCCCACACTTATGGAAAGCATGCTCGCCGCCTGCGGCGCTGAAATGGTGGACTTTCCCCTCAAAACAGCCTGCTGTGGCGCGTCGTTCGGCATTCCCGAACGCGTGATGACGGCCCGCAATTCCGGGCGCATCCTCGACCTTGCCACGCAGCTTGGCGTGGATGCCGTCATCGTGGCCTGCCCGCTCTGCCAGATGAACCTTGATCTGCGCCAGCAGCAGGCATCCAAAGAAATGGGCACGGCCTTCCACCTGCCGGTGCTCTACTTCACCCAGATGATGGGCATAGCCTTTGGCCTTGACCACAAGGAACTGGGGCTTAACAAACTGCGCGTCAGCCCTGACGGCCTCATCCGCAAGCTGGACGAACTCCGGCGCAATTCCGCCGCCGCAGACAAGGCCGCTGAAGGAGGCAGGTCATGA
- a CDS encoding 4Fe-4S dicluster domain-containing protein → MNDAINLSRMRDAAFTAEVEALSGQNVSTCYQCGNCTAGCPAGLVYDRQVSQIMRAVQLGLRDEVLNSRSIWMCLSCSTCSLRCPNNIDVAGIMETLRHMARKEGRVTVPKVEKFWFSFLDTVRAFGRTYEIGTMALYMMRSMRVFTDVDLAPEALKKGKLGLKPHVLPQGAAPVSRIFQRYKERAKREGVRP, encoded by the coding sequence ATGAACGACGCCATCAATCTGAGCCGGATGCGCGACGCCGCCTTTACGGCGGAAGTGGAGGCGCTAAGCGGCCAAAATGTTTCAACCTGCTACCAGTGCGGCAACTGTACAGCCGGCTGCCCGGCAGGCTTAGTCTATGACCGGCAGGTCAGCCAGATCATGCGCGCCGTACAGCTTGGCCTCAGGGATGAAGTGCTGAATTCGCGCTCTATCTGGATGTGCCTTTCCTGCTCTACCTGTAGCCTTCGCTGTCCCAACAACATCGACGTTGCGGGCATAATGGAAACACTGCGCCACATGGCCCGCAAAGAAGGCCGCGTGACCGTGCCCAAGGTGGAAAAGTTCTGGTTTTCCTTCCTTGATACGGTGCGGGCCTTTGGCCGCACCTATGAAATCGGCACCATGGCCCTGTATATGATGCGCTCCATGCGCGTGTTCACTGACGTGGACCTCGCCCCGGAAGCTCTCAAAAAAGGCAAGCTGGGCCTCAAACCCCACGTTCTGCCCCAGGGAGCAGCCCCGGTTTCGCGCATTTTCCAGCGCTATAAAGAACGCGCCAAGCGCGAGGGGGTACGCCCATGA
- the aroQ gene encoding type II 3-dehydroquinate dehydratase — protein sequence MRILVLHGVNLNMFGRRDPAHYGSATLAQIDDALATLGKELGATVESFQTNHEGVMVERIHKAADEDVQAVVVNAGAWTHYSHAIADALAILEIPVVEVHMSNVHARENFRHHSVLSSVCTGSICGFGPSSYLLGLRAALDAAEACAAGKVRI from the coding sequence ATGCGCATACTGGTCCTGCATGGGGTCAACCTGAACATGTTCGGCAGGCGAGACCCGGCCCACTACGGCAGCGCCACCCTGGCCCAGATAGATGACGCCCTGGCGACTCTGGGCAAGGAACTTGGCGCTACGGTGGAAAGTTTTCAGACCAATCACGAAGGCGTCATGGTGGAGCGCATCCACAAGGCTGCGGATGAGGACGTACAGGCCGTCGTCGTCAATGCCGGAGCCTGGACGCATTACAGCCATGCCATTGCCGATGCCCTCGCCATACTGGAAATCCCCGTGGTCGAGGTACACATGTCCAACGTGCATGCGCGAGAAAATTTCAGGCACCATTCCGTGCTGTCGTCCGTCTGCACAGGCAGCATCTGCGGCTTCGGGCCGTCGAGCTATCTTCTCGGGCTGCGTGCCGCGCTTGATGCGGCGGAGGCCTGCGCAGCCGGAAAGGTGCGAATCTGA
- a CDS encoding shikimate dehydrogenase family protein, which produces MNAVTAEASIPAATHAPAPGIGRDGADALLYGVVGWPLTQSLSPLLHNTGFKTLGLPGLYLRWEVPPQRLAAFVDSVRLLNIRGCSVTIPHKVALLPLLDEVSPLARRVGAVNTIYWRGGLLYGDNTDVAGFMAPLAQEALGGANVLVLGAGGAARAVAAGLTALEPGSRPENIYVATPSDRSHLPLAEEFGLKPLDWSRRHDVPALLVVNTTPLGMRGKAEGESPYSFETTGKNLGPHAAGATAIAYDIVYNPLKTRFLQEAARAGRRCLTGLDMFFGQGDAQFRLWTGQPLPLNARHALETALAAS; this is translated from the coding sequence ATGAATGCCGTAACAGCAGAAGCCAGCATTCCCGCAGCCACGCACGCTCCCGCCCCGGGCATCGGTCGGGACGGGGCAGACGCGCTCCTGTACGGTGTTGTGGGCTGGCCGCTGACGCAGAGCCTTTCTCCCCTGCTGCACAATACCGGCTTCAAGACTCTCGGCCTGCCCGGTCTTTATCTGCGGTGGGAAGTACCGCCGCAGCGGCTGGCCGCATTTGTGGACAGCGTGCGCCTGCTCAACATCCGCGGCTGCTCCGTTACCATTCCGCACAAAGTTGCCCTGCTGCCCCTGCTGGATGAGGTCAGCCCTCTGGCCCGGCGTGTGGGCGCGGTCAACACCATCTACTGGCGTGGCGGTCTGCTTTACGGCGACAATACTGATGTCGCGGGGTTTATGGCCCCGCTGGCGCAGGAAGCGCTTGGCGGCGCGAATGTGCTTGTTCTGGGCGCAGGCGGCGCGGCCCGGGCCGTGGCGGCCGGTCTGACTGCCCTTGAGCCGGGCAGCAGGCCCGAAAATATTTATGTGGCTACACCCTCCGACCGTTCGCACCTGCCCCTGGCCGAAGAATTCGGCCTGAAGCCGCTGGACTGGAGCCGCCGCCACGATGTGCCGGCGCTTCTGGTCGTCAATACCACTCCCCTGGGCATGCGGGGCAAGGCCGAAGGCGAAAGCCCCTATTCATTTGAGACCACAGGTAAAAACCTGGGGCCACATGCTGCCGGGGCAACGGCCATTGCCTATGATATTGTATATAACCCGTTGAAAACACGCTTCTTGCAGGAGGCCGCCCGGGCGGGCAGACGCTGCCTGACGGGGCTGGACATGTTTTTCGGTCAGGGAGATGCCCAGTTCCGCCTGTGGACGGGCCAGCCCCTGCCCCTGAACGCGCGGCACGCGCTGGAGACCGCGCTGGCCGCAAGCTAG
- a CDS encoding outer membrane homotrimeric porin: MKKLTGFLLAATILMGAATPGQAVEFKVRGSWQYAFDYIQGGSFMGKNRQGQREIGQQWAAVHQKRDNFEAIQRLHLQLHAVASENLSGTVFFEIGEQRWGMAAQGGALGADGGNMVKIKQSYLDWRVPGTGLKLRMGLQGMKLPGFAMDSPVLHDDLAALSAAWTFSPKVTASTAWMRLLNDNWQGDASRPANFIDNFDLVALTVPVTLDGLKFTPWAMAGGMGPNSLMPATVTGMPGGSKKFTLNNPMASTQGIDGLQLRDGLYPAAFSTRRTGPSIWDDEYSTLYWGGITGDWTALDPFRVRADFVYGGVKRQHEYLNRQGWYGMLVMEYATDWGLPGIYGWYFSGDDDNPHNGSERLPYIATTNNLHNSLSTFGYRGNPSMGGAKGVLGTNPSGTWGIGARVKDLSFLENLRHTLRLNYFGGTNSPEMAKYITGRKAEDGAGRQIYRNNTDFNSFGTYLTTEDKGMEINLDSTFKATENLNFFVNLGYIHLWLDKDVWGRYQNTSGDSLNVADAWKASLTVVYSF, translated from the coding sequence ATGAAAAAACTGACAGGTTTTCTGCTGGCCGCCACTATACTGATGGGTGCGGCCACTCCGGGGCAGGCTGTGGAATTCAAGGTCAGAGGCAGCTGGCAATATGCCTTTGACTACATCCAGGGCGGCAGCTTTATGGGCAAAAACCGGCAGGGACAGCGCGAAATCGGGCAGCAGTGGGCTGCCGTACACCAAAAGAGAGACAATTTCGAGGCCATCCAGCGCCTGCACCTGCAATTGCACGCTGTGGCATCTGAAAATCTTTCCGGCACGGTATTTTTTGAAATCGGCGAGCAGCGCTGGGGCATGGCCGCCCAGGGCGGCGCCCTCGGGGCTGACGGTGGCAACATGGTCAAGATCAAGCAGTCCTATCTTGACTGGCGCGTACCCGGCACCGGACTGAAGCTGCGCATGGGCCTGCAAGGCATGAAACTGCCCGGCTTCGCCATGGACAGCCCGGTGCTGCATGACGACCTCGCCGCGCTCAGCGCCGCATGGACCTTCAGCCCCAAGGTGACGGCAAGCACTGCATGGATGCGCCTGCTTAACGACAACTGGCAGGGCGACGCCAGCCGGCCGGCAAATTTTATTGACAACTTCGACCTTGTTGCCCTTACCGTGCCGGTCACCCTTGACGGCCTGAAGTTCACACCCTGGGCCATGGCCGGAGGCATGGGACCCAACAGCCTTATGCCCGCCACCGTTACGGGCATGCCCGGCGGCAGCAAAAAATTCACGCTCAACAATCCCATGGCAAGCACCCAGGGCATTGACGGCCTGCAACTGCGCGACGGCCTGTACCCGGCCGCATTCAGCACAAGGCGCACCGGCCCGTCCATCTGGGATGACGAGTACAGCACCCTCTACTGGGGAGGCATCACCGGAGACTGGACCGCCCTTGACCCCTTCCGCGTGCGCGCCGACTTTGTTTACGGCGGCGTCAAACGGCAGCATGAATACCTCAACCGCCAGGGCTGGTACGGCATGCTTGTTATGGAATACGCCACGGACTGGGGCCTGCCCGGCATCTACGGCTGGTATTTCAGCGGCGATGACGATAACCCCCATAACGGCTCGGAACGCCTGCCCTATATTGCCACCACCAACAATCTGCACAACTCCCTTTCCACCTTCGGCTACAGGGGCAATCCGTCCATGGGCGGAGCCAAGGGGGTGCTCGGCACCAACCCGAGCGGCACCTGGGGCATTGGCGCACGCGTCAAGGATCTGAGCTTTCTTGAAAACCTCCGTCATACCCTGCGCCTAAACTATTTCGGCGGAACAAACAGCCCGGAAATGGCAAAATACATCACCGGCCGCAAGGCAGAGGACGGGGCCGGCCGTCAGATCTACCGCAACAATACGGATTTCAACTCCTTCGGCACCTATCTGACCACTGAAGACAAAGGCATGGAAATCAACCTGGACAGCACGTTCAAGGCTACGGAAAATCTAAATTTCTTTGTCAATCTTGGCTACATACACCTTTGGCTCGATAAAGACGTGTGGGGCCGGTATCAGAACACCTCCGGCGACAGCCTCAATGTTGCCGATGCCTGGAAAGCGTCACTCACGGTCGTTTACTCCTTTTAG
- a CDS encoding SLC13 family permease, which yields MLVKTSDLTPAMLAKWAFSLILPLAVYFVMPRSEAFTDPMAAFLAVTLWAVIAWAVDSMNEVAVGIALPILYTLFCGVSQKVVYGPWLSEVPIIVIGGFTLGKIIQETGLGKRIALTCVKLTGGSFAGALAGMTLAAAIISPLVPSIMGKAAIICAVALSLCDALDFKPKSREATAVVLAACLAVGSTKLAYLTGAGDLVMGMGLVDKVMGTQTTWMEYARFNFIPAMLYTLMSLGLVLLVLRTNVDKESLCRAVREKHAELGVMSDEQRRALVLLCGTLVLLSTDTLHHLSAGTVLVLVTAISFLPGVSLMNGKRISAINFAPLFFIMGCMAIGSTGGFLKVTQWLAGLVLPLFSETGTTLATICSYVVGVVMNFLLTPLAATSTLSAPITELGVQMGIDPRLLYFSFQYGLDNLLFPYEYALYLYFYSSGYIRFKDMLVVMALRMILAGIFVAVIAMPYWRMLG from the coding sequence ATGCTTGTTAAAACTTCCGACCTTACACCGGCCATGCTGGCAAAATGGGCATTCAGCCTCATACTGCCGCTTGCCGTCTACTTCGTCATGCCCCGCAGCGAAGCCTTCACCGATCCCATGGCGGCATTTCTGGCCGTCACCCTGTGGGCTGTCATCGCCTGGGCTGTGGACAGCATGAACGAAGTGGCCGTAGGCATTGCCCTGCCCATACTGTACACCCTTTTTTGCGGCGTAAGCCAGAAGGTCGTTTACGGCCCGTGGCTTTCCGAAGTACCCATCATTGTCATAGGCGGATTCACGCTCGGCAAGATCATTCAGGAAACAGGCCTCGGCAAGCGCATCGCCCTCACCTGCGTCAAGCTGACAGGCGGCAGCTTTGCCGGAGCCTTGGCAGGCATGACACTGGCGGCAGCCATCATCTCTCCGCTGGTTCCTTCCATCATGGGCAAGGCAGCCATCATCTGCGCGGTGGCCCTGTCCCTTTGCGATGCGCTGGACTTCAAGCCCAAAAGCCGCGAGGCCACGGCCGTGGTGCTGGCTGCCTGCCTGGCTGTCGGTTCCACAAAGCTTGCCTACCTCACGGGCGCGGGGGACCTTGTCATGGGCATGGGTCTTGTGGACAAGGTGATGGGAACCCAGACCACATGGATGGAATACGCCAGGTTCAACTTTATTCCGGCCATGCTGTACACGCTCATGTCTCTGGGCCTGGTGCTGCTCGTGCTGCGTACCAACGTCGACAAGGAAAGCCTCTGCCGGGCCGTGCGTGAAAAACATGCGGAACTTGGTGTAATGAGCGATGAGCAGCGCCGCGCCCTGGTGTTGCTGTGCGGCACGCTGGTGCTGCTTTCCACCGACACCCTGCACCATCTGAGCGCCGGAACCGTGCTTGTGCTCGTGACGGCCATATCTTTTTTGCCGGGCGTAAGCCTCATGAACGGCAAGCGCATAAGTGCCATCAATTTCGCGCCGCTCTTCTTCATCATGGGTTGCATGGCCATCGGCAGCACCGGGGGCTTCCTCAAGGTCACTCAATGGCTGGCGGGCCTTGTTCTGCCCCTGTTCAGCGAAACAGGAACAACCCTCGCCACCATCTGCTCGTATGTGGTGGGCGTGGTCATGAACTTTCTGCTTACGCCCCTGGCGGCTACCTCTACCCTTTCGGCCCCCATTACCGAGCTTGGCGTGCAGATGGGCATTGATCCCCGGCTGCTCTATTTCTCCTTCCAGTACGGCCTGGACAACCTGCTCTTCCCCTATGAATACGCGCTGTACCTCTATTTTTACAGCAGCGGCTATATCCGGTTCAAGGACATGCTTGTGGTCATGGCCCTGCGCATGATCCTGGCAGGCATTTTTGTGGCCGTCATCGCCATGCCCTACTGGCGCATGCTCGGCTAG
- a CDS encoding aryl-sulfate sulfotransferase, translating to MGHPTIYPTGVTLFKPEKCWGGFTIFQAQEVGAVLMDMNGREVNVWKGVHGMPNKMLPGGYLVTSRGRRSGKYSVQDGLDIVQTDWDGNIVWKFDRNEFIEDPGTEGRWMARYHHDFQREGNPVGYFTPGMEPKALEGNTLVLCHRNVRNTAISDKLLLDDLILEVDWNGEILWEWCCNEHFEEMGFREGPKNTLARNPNYRPTQPEGMGDWIHINSMSALGPNKWYDAGDERFHPDNIIVDGREANIIFIISKKTGKITWKLGPDYDSSPELRAIGWIIGQHHAHMIPRRLPGEGNILIFDNGGWGGYDVPNPGAPTGVKAALRDHSRVLEIDPVSLKIVWQYTPKEAGFLEPMDSNRFYSPFISGMQRLPNGNTLITEGSDGRVFEVTPDHEIVWEFISPYWGKHVPMNMTYRAYRVPYEWVPQVEKPVESAIAPLDVATFRVPGAAAAGDRDKEVTVEGCQPYEGSNALCVASVEDPSGN from the coding sequence ATGGGTCATCCGACAATTTACCCCACAGGAGTCACCCTGTTCAAGCCAGAAAAGTGCTGGGGAGGATTCACCATTTTTCAGGCTCAGGAAGTCGGTGCTGTTCTTATGGACATGAATGGCCGCGAGGTCAACGTCTGGAAAGGTGTTCACGGCATGCCCAACAAGATGCTTCCCGGCGGATATCTTGTTACCAGTCGTGGCCGCCGCAGTGGCAAATACAGTGTGCAGGACGGTCTTGACATTGTCCAGACCGACTGGGACGGCAATATTGTCTGGAAATTCGACCGCAACGAATTTATCGAAGATCCCGGCACCGAAGGCCGCTGGATGGCGCGCTATCATCACGACTTTCAGCGCGAAGGCAACCCTGTGGGTTATTTCACGCCCGGCATGGAACCAAAGGCGCTGGAAGGCAATACCCTGGTGCTCTGCCACCGCAACGTCCGCAATACTGCCATCAGCGACAAGCTCCTGCTGGACGACCTTATTCTTGAAGTCGACTGGAACGGCGAAATCCTCTGGGAGTGGTGCTGCAACGAACACTTTGAAGAAATGGGCTTCAGGGAAGGCCCCAAAAACACCCTTGCGCGCAACCCCAACTACCGGCCCACGCAGCCCGAAGGTATGGGCGACTGGATACATATCAACTCAATGTCCGCCCTTGGTCCCAACAAGTGGTACGATGCGGGTGACGAGCGCTTTCACCCCGACAACATCATTGTGGACGGGCGCGAGGCCAACATCATCTTCATCATCAGCAAAAAGACCGGCAAGATCACCTGGAAACTCGGACCGGACTACGACAGCTCGCCGGAACTCAGGGCCATCGGCTGGATCATCGGCCAGCACCATGCCCACATGATCCCCCGCAGACTGCCCGGCGAAGGCAACATCCTTATTTTTGACAACGGCGGATGGGGCGGCTACGACGTGCCCAATCCCGGCGCTCCCACCGGTGTCAAGGCAGCCCTGCGCGACCATTCGCGCGTGCTGGAAATAGACCCCGTGAGCCTCAAGATTGTCTGGCAGTATACGCCCAAAGAGGCGGGCTTTCTTGAGCCGATGGACAGCAACCGTTTCTACAGCCCCTTTATCAGTGGCATGCAGCGCCTGCCCAACGGCAATACCCTCATCACGGAGGGTTCGGACGGTCGCGTTTTCGAGGTCACGCCCGACCATGAAATCGTGTGGGAATTTATCTCGCCGTACTGGGGCAAGCATGTGCCTATGAACATGACCTACCGCGCCTACCGCGTGCCGTATGAATGGGTCCCCCAGGTGGAAAAACCCGTGGAGAGCGCCATTGCGCCCCTGGACGTGGCCACCTTCCGCGTACCCGGCGCAGCCGCGGCCGGAGACCGCGACAAAGAGGTCACCGTGGAAGGCTGCCAGCCCTATGAGGGCAGCAATGCCCTGTGTGTGGCCTCGGTGGAAGACCCCTCCGGCAACTGA
- a CDS encoding Crp/Fnr family transcriptional regulator — MGKQMVAEGVKGSRNWAFKEMKGMNAPWRSVLYLARRFAWAKGHEVQFRNRLYFLEKGRVRLTHQSLEGMEKILWYIHEGCIFGETPFLDPMPLESFFTCATDCVVYGFSKESFDVISRERPDLVSNLLLSMSRKLRILSNQASSLYVDNLLVRVCKFMAQHLEPDSHPLTANLGISRQEMASLLGVHRVSLYKVLKQQEEEGLFGPFEGNAVVILQPEEFLGWLLHNARPVHGKGRAAVARLRAPLGFR; from the coding sequence GTGGGAAAACAGATGGTTGCCGAGGGCGTCAAGGGCAGTCGCAACTGGGCCTTTAAAGAAATGAAGGGCATGAACGCCCCCTGGCGGTCGGTACTGTATCTTGCCAGACGTTTTGCCTGGGCAAAGGGACATGAAGTGCAGTTTCGCAACCGTCTTTATTTTTTAGAGAAAGGTCGCGTCAGGCTGACGCATCAAAGCCTTGAAGGTATGGAGAAAATTCTCTGGTACATTCACGAGGGCTGCATTTTCGGCGAAACGCCCTTTCTGGATCCCATGCCTTTGGAGAGTTTTTTCACGTGTGCCACGGATTGCGTGGTTTACGGTTTTTCAAAAGAGAGCTTTGATGTGATCAGCCGGGAGCGGCCTGACCTTGTGTCCAACCTGCTGCTCTCCATGTCGCGCAAGCTGCGGATACTGTCCAACCAGGCTTCTTCCCTGTACGTGGATAACCTGCTCGTGCGGGTCTGCAAGTTTATGGCGCAGCATCTTGAGCCGGACAGTCACCCCCTTACGGCGAACCTGGGTATTTCGCGGCAGGAGATGGCAAGCCTGCTTGGGGTACACCGCGTTTCTTTGTACAAGGTACTGAAGCAGCAGGAAGAGGAAGGGCTTTTTGGTCCCTTTGAGGGCAATGCGGTGGTGATTTTGCAGCCCGAGGAGTTTTTAGGCTGGCTTCTGCATAATGCACGTCCGGTACACGGAAAGGGGCGCGCTGCCGTAGCACGGCTGCGCGCCCCTTTGGGCTTCAGATAA
- a CDS encoding flagellar hook protein FlgE has product MNSSLYIGATGMKGLAEGMNVTTNNLANVSTIGYKQQGILFSDIFYAEQGGMGNWWNAQDNSRVALGQVGMGLQVESVRTLFGQGALESSNTVTDMAISGKGFFQVTDGVDLYYTRAGDFRPDREGVLRTPSGLALNGYKYNADGSKGGLQQITIDKFATMPSKSTTSVDMRFNLGLETPNSTDAANPYFSLLNTYDANASPPLSNLAYGYAQSITLYGENGNQQQATIYFDAAPSDRPGSVVQYLISTGNTPRDENGLAPGTGALMTGTLTFDAKGQLTDMTAFTPSAEGSKDLADWAPSALSDGGLPQMTVNGIATTVNLGISAAGGWQNAPANAAAVGASQNALGGMGQDATVAVDATTNYKGSSPVTRRNNQNGYPEGFLSNISISANGDVVGLFSNNQSMDLWQIPVCRFTSEDGLRREGHNMFGATPDAGQMEMGEAGTENYGTIRAYNIENSNVDVATEMANMIITQRGFQSNSKVVTTADQMLQKAVELKR; this is encoded by the coding sequence GTGAATTCGTCACTTTATATAGGCGCTACGGGCATGAAGGGCTTGGCGGAGGGCATGAATGTCACCACCAACAACCTCGCCAACGTCAGCACCATCGGCTACAAGCAGCAAGGCATTCTCTTTTCCGATATTTTTTATGCCGAACAGGGCGGTATGGGAAACTGGTGGAATGCGCAGGATAACTCGCGCGTGGCGCTCGGCCAGGTGGGCATGGGCCTTCAGGTCGAATCTGTCCGCACGCTTTTCGGCCAGGGTGCGCTTGAATCCAGCAATACCGTCACAGACATGGCCATCAGTGGTAAAGGCTTTTTTCAGGTGACGGACGGCGTGGACCTCTACTATACCCGCGCCGGAGACTTTCGCCCCGACCGGGAAGGGGTTTTGCGTACGCCCTCGGGCCTGGCCCTCAACGGCTACAAATACAATGCCGACGGAAGCAAGGGCGGCCTGCAGCAGATCACCATAGACAAGTTTGCCACCATGCCCTCAAAAAGCACCACGTCTGTGGATATGCGCTTCAATCTAGGCCTGGAAACGCCGAACAGCACCGATGCGGCCAATCCCTACTTCAGCCTGCTGAACACCTACGACGCCAATGCTTCTCCGCCCCTTTCCAATCTGGCATACGGCTATGCCCAGAGCATCACCCTGTATGGCGAAAACGGCAACCAGCAACAGGCGACCATATACTTTGACGCCGCCCCCAGCGACCGCCCCGGCAGTGTGGTGCAATACCTCATATCCACAGGCAACACGCCGAGGGATGAAAACGGGCTTGCGCCCGGCACAGGCGCGCTGATGACCGGAACCCTCACTTTTGACGCCAAGGGGCAGCTGACCGACATGACGGCCTTTACCCCGTCTGCAGAAGGCAGCAAAGACCTGGCAGACTGGGCCCCCTCTGCCCTGTCGGATGGCGGCCTGCCGCAGATGACGGTCAACGGCATAGCCACAACGGTGAACCTTGGCATCAGCGCCGCCGGGGGCTGGCAGAACGCACCGGCCAATGCGGCTGCCGTAGGCGCCAGCCAGAATGCCCTGGGCGGCATGGGGCAGGACGCCACCGTGGCCGTTGACGCCACAACCAACTACAAGGGATCGTCGCCCGTCACGCGGCGCAATAACCAGAACGGCTATCCCGAAGGTTTTTTGAGCAATATCAGCATTTCTGCCAACGGAGATGTGGTGGGGCTTTTTTCCAACAACCAGAGCATGGACCTGTGGCAGATCCCCGTATGCCGCTTTACAAGCGAAGACGGCCTGCGGCGTGAAGGGCACAATATGTTCGGCGCTACCCCTGATGCAGGACAGATGGAGATGGGCGAAGCCGGAACCGAAAACTACGGCACCATACGCGCGTACAACATTGAAAATTCCAATGTGGATGTAGCCACGGAAATGGCCAACATGATCATTACCCAGCGCGGCTTCCAGTCCAACAGCAAAGTGGTCACCACTGCCGACCAGATGCTGCAGAAGGCCGTGGAACTGAAGCGCTAG
- a CDS encoding rhodanese-like domain-containing protein, whose amino-acid sequence MPHSMQNSVSRRFLCAFALLTLVMLAALPAAARDISVQDAADLLQNPPQGLIIVDVRTPAEFREGHLPGAVNIDYFGGPFEAQIANLPKDAPVLLYCRTGNRSAGAYKSMQKAGIGNILHMNEGISIWQQRGLPVEK is encoded by the coding sequence ATGCCACACAGCATGCAAAACAGCGTATCCCGCCGTTTTCTCTGCGCCTTTGCCCTGCTCACCCTCGTCATGCTTGCGGCATTGCCCGCAGCCGCCCGGGATATAAGCGTGCAGGACGCGGCCGACCTGCTACAGAATCCGCCGCAGGGCCTGATTATTGTAGACGTGCGCACACCCGCCGAATTCCGTGAGGGACATCTGCCCGGCGCGGTGAACATAGATTACTTTGGCGGGCCGTTTGAAGCGCAGATTGCCAACCTGCCCAAGGATGCCCCGGTGCTGCTTTACTGCCGCACCGGCAATCGCTCCGCCGGAGCTTACAAAAGCATGCAAAAGGCGGGGATCGGGAATATTCTGCACATGAACGAAGGCATCAGCATCTGGCAACAGCGCGGACTGCCAGTAGAAAAATAG